The DNA sequence CCATGTAAGGGAAACGAGAGCGAAAGTAAAGACGACACTAATCCAGTTCTTTTTGCCGGTGGTCCGGCCGATGCCAAGAGCCTGCCCGATAGCCAAATAGAGTCCGTGCAATCCGCCCCAAATGACGAAATTCCAGCTTGCCCCGTGCCATAAACCGCCAAGGAGCATCGTCGCGAAGAGGTTCACATAGGTGCGCAACTTCCCTTTTCGATTGCCTCCAAGCGGGATATACAAATAGTCGCGGAGCCAAGTAGATAGCGAGATATGCCACCGTTGCCAGAACTCACGCACGTTGGCCGACAGGTACGGATGATGGAAATTGTCCGAGAGTTTGAAGCCGAATAGAAGCGCCGAGCCGCGCGCAATGTCTGTATAGCCCGCGAAATCCGAGTAGATCTGGAGGCTGTACCACATGACAGATTGGACCATCAGGAACCAAGATCGCCGTTCAGGATCGGCATACGTCAGGTCGACCAGCGCACCGGCGGTATCGGCGATTACGACTTTGCGAAAGAGTCCAAATAGGATCAAATACATCCCATTCCGAACCATCGTCTCCGTGACGGACCTTGGCTTTTGGCATTGTGGCAACAGGCTGGTCGACCGGGCGATCGGGCCGGCTACAAGCTGAGGAAAGAATGACAAGAAGAGGGCCAGTTCGACAAAATCTTTGGTTGGTTCAACATCCTTTCGGTACACATCGACCACGTAGGAAATGGTGTGGAAGGTGTAAAAGCTAATTCCGACGGGTAAGACGATAGAAAGCGTCGACAGGCTTGCTCCCGGCAGAAACCGGTGAAGCAACGTTCCGAACGAATCGATGAAAAAATTCGCATACTTAAAAATGGCGAGGATCGCAAGGGCGAACGACACGCCGCACACCATCCATCGCTTGGCCAGGGTTTCGTCGCCATTCGACCGAGCCCCTTGAATTCTCAATGCCGGCCAAAAGCCCAGCGCCGTTGCAGCCAACATCAGCCCGCAAAACTTCCAATTCCAGAAGGCATAGAAGACGTAGCTGAGAACTACTAGCCAAAGGTTCTGCGCACGATGGGGCAATCGCATGGCCGTGAGCAAAGCAACAGCAAGAAACGCAAAATAGGCAAGGCTGTTGAATTGCATAGCCTCCGATAGCCTACCGATTAGCTCCCGCAGTGGTCATTACACGAGAAGCAATTAGGAATTTAGACTACATTGCGGTTGATTTCCGCATGGAACCAGGAATTACTCAGTTCGTCGGTAACTGGGTGTACCGGTGAATGATCGATTATCCTTTGAGACGTGTCGCCAGGATCACTGATCGTTCCGAATCTTCTACTTTTGGTCGAGCTCCTGCCGGGTCGCGATGGGCACATATCCAATTTCCAAACCCTTCGGCGGCTTGACCAATTGGGCCGGATCGAGACTCGCTAGAGTTCCGCGAGTCGGCGGCGGCAAGTAGTCGCGATTGCTCTTCCAGGCCCGGTGGATCATCTCGACCTTCACCTGCAACGCTTCTCGTTCGGCCTTGGTCATATCGGAATTGAGCAATGCTGGCTGGTCGGCAAACCGATACCAATAGTAAGTGACCACGCTCCCATCACCGAGGCGAGCCGTAAACGGCCCGGCGGCTGGACCCGGTTTCTTCCAGGTCGAGTCCGCTTCATCGGGTGTCGAATAGGGCTTCGGCGGACCTTCCTTCGCGCGCTCCCACCGAATCTTCCTCAGTCCCGTTTCTTCGGGAACGTCCGATGGCGAAATCGGAATCCATTTTGACTTCTTTTCGTCACCCGCTTGTACCAGGCGGTAGTACTCCGGCAGCGTCACCAGGCCAGATTCTATGCGATTAAGTCGGCCAACAAACTGCCCGCCAAACGTACCCCGATCCCAATTTCGAAACTCGCCGATCTGGCTCCAATCCAGAGAGACCTTCCGCTCCTTTCCATCGCTCTCCTTCCACCAAATCTGCCACGTGGCGTAGCCTTTGTCGCCAAAATTCCGAACTTGCGCTCCCGCTGGGTCGACCTTCCCGGTGCTGAGATGCCCGCCCTTGAACCAGGCCAACACGTCGTCAAACAAAGCCGATTGGTTGTACACAGTGTCGCTGTGGACCATCACCGAGGTTCCGTCCTTGTCGGCCGGGAAGGATATCGGCGCGATCCTGGCATACCAATTGCCTCGATCGTCCCTTCCCAAACGGCACGGCGTATTTTGAGTCTCCATTTGAACGGCTCGATTGGGATTTGCGGGTCGAGTATCGAGAAGTTGACCAACCAGCCGCGTGTCTTTCACGGTCGCATGGGACCAAAAGTGAGGCAAGAAGAAGGCGACCGGACCTTTGAAATTCGCCGAGTTAATGAAAAGGGTCCACGAGTTCGCGCCAGTCGGAAGGTTCATGCCGTCCGTTGTCGACTTTTCCTCGCAAAGCGGCAAATTGAGGTACCCATATCCAAACAGCTTTCCAATTTCGCCCTGCTTGATGTCCAGACCGTCGATCGGAAACAGAAGGTTCTGGCTAAGTTGAGCGACACCATAAAGTCCACGCGGATTGCTCCAGTCTCCCCACCCATGCGAAGGGCCATTGGCAATCTCGGAAAAATTGGGAGCCACGCCGCCCATGATGAATTTGGGTGTCGTCGTTGGGAACCGTGTGTCCGTCCACCAGCCCAAGCCGCCCTCGATGTCCGAGTACATGTCCTTTGGCGCACTCCCTTCGTACTGCGCAAACATCCATGTTCCAGGAAGTCCCGATTGGAAACGGTGGCCGGGGTACTGACTCAGGAGCGGCCAAACCGTAACATACATCGAGTATCCGGCATTAAAGTCCGCCTCAACCTTCCCCACGTGCGGCACGATGACATAACCACCAACATGCTCATCCCTTGGATTGGAAATGAGCTGAGCATGCGAAGCGGCAATCATCGCACAACCGATGATAGGAAAGATCAGGCGACGGACCGTGGTGTTCATCAGATAACTATGGTTTGAGCGCGTCGATGAAGAACTCCATCTTTCGATCGAACCGCAAGCCCGAGTGGCCCTGGTCCACGCCCGCATACAGCCGATACGGCTTCGCCGCCCGATCCAGCGCATTGATCAACTGATAGGTGTTTGCCGGGTGAACATTGTCGTCAGCCGTGCCAATGTAAATGCAAAGCTTGCCGGTCAGATTCTTCGCGTACTCCATCGCCGAGCCCTCGCGATAACCATCCGGGTTGTTCTGCGGAGTGTCCATAAACCTCTCGGTATAGATCGAGTCGTAGTTGTACCAGGCCGTGACTGGCGAGCCTGCGACCGCCGCTGCAAACGTCTCCGGGTGCCGCAAAATGGCCATCACCGATGAGTACCCACCGTACGACGTCCCTTCGATGCCGATTCGACTTCCATCGATATAAGGCATCTTCGCCAACGCCTGCATCGCCGCTGCCTGGTCGTCGATCTCGACGATGCCGAGGTGGCGGTACGGCGCCTGACGAAAATCGCGACCGCGTCCCTTTGTGCCGCGACCATCGATCCAGGCGTGAATGAACCCGAACTCGGCATCGGGGCTGTTGCCCAAGTACCGCTCGCGCCCGCTTCCCGAGTCCGGTCCGCCGTAAACGCTCAAAATGACCGGATACTTCTTGCTGGCATCGAAGTCCGAGGGCTTCTGAATGTAGCCATAAATCTTCGTCTTTCCGTCTGCGGCGAGGCAGGTAAACGATTCAGCCGCCTTAAAACCTCCCTTAGTTAGATCGCTAACGTCAGCCGCGCCAAGTTGGGTCAGGACCTTTCCATTAGCGTCGCAGAGCTGAACCTTCGGCGGCGTACCGAGAGCCTCCTCCCGGTCGATGAACGCGTTTTCATTCTCCGAAAGCTGGACGGTGTGCCCAAGCCCTGGATCGGTCAAACGTGTATCTCCCGACCCATTCAGCTTCACTCGGTGAAGCTGAAGCAAGTATGGATTGGGAGCGCTGTGAGCCATGTACCACATCACGCCCTTCTTCTCATCCACCTTCACGACGTTCTCGACTTCGAACGAATTCTTGGTCACCGGCGCAATCACACCCTTATCCAGTGACGCCAAGTACACGTTCCAATAGCCCGTCTTCTCGCTAAACCAAAGGAACCGCTTGCCGTCCTCCAGCCAAATCATGGTCGGCGTGTTGTCGACCCACCCGTTTGGATTGGTCTCTTGAAGCACAACTCGACAAGCGCCGGTGGCAGGGTCGGCGGCGACCAATTCGAACACGTTTTGCTTGCGATTGGTCCGGTCGAAAAGGATCTCTTTACCATCCGGCGAGAACCGAACATCATAGATGTATTGGGCGATATCTGGGTCTGTCGACTTGAATTCCGTGTCGATTCTGATCGTGCTCTTGGTATGAACGTCGTAAACCAAAAGTTGCACAAGTGGGTTGTTGGCACCCGCCTTCGGATACGCCTCGGTGTACAGCCGATCCTGAATCCCGCCTTCGTCGAGCGTCACATAGTAGTCCTTCACCTTCGATTCATCGAATCGATAGAACACTAGCTTCGACGAATCGGGCGACCACCACATGGCATCGCGCTGACCAAGCTCTTCGCCGTACACCCAACTTCCCGTCGCGTATTTGATCCGCGTCGCCGCGCTGCCGTCCGTCGTCACCGCCGTCTTCTCAGCCGAATTCTTGGCGTCCTCCAGGTACAGATTAGAGTCTTCGTACCGCGCCACCCATTTCCCGTCGGGCGAGTTTGCCGTAGCAAATTGCCTTCCCCGCCCCGGTTGCTGGCGTCGGTCACCCCGGCCAAATCGATTCGGTGCCTCGGTCGTCGGCTTGTAGTCGACGATCTCCTTCTTCTGCAGATCGTACGCCTTCCCATCGCCCGTCACCACATAGCGGCCGTCGTCGCCCCAGCGGTAAACACCAACCGTAGAAAGCGCCCCCATCAGGTCGCGTGACGCCTTCTGAGCATCGAGATACTGCTTGTATTTGGGGTGTTCGGGGAGCCGATCTTGAGCAAAGCCGATCGCCGGAACGAATAGCAAGGAAAACGCGAGCCAACGCATGGAGCGATTTTACGCTAATCCTTCAGCCGAATCGCGCGAAATCCTTCCGCCATGTTCAAGCCCGCCGCCTCGCCGTCATCCAGTTCCTTTTGCATCACCGTCCCCGTCACAGCTTGCAGCTTTTCGCCATAGAACTGGCTCTTATGAATCTTCAGCAAGTCCGCCCGTTCCGACCAATACTTGTCCGTATCGAAGTACACATTCGGTGCTGTGGTCGCAAACAAAAGCAGCCATGAAGCCGAGGTCTTTGACGCAAGCTCGGACGCGGCGCGACCAGAATTCTCGTGGTCTCGATGCTGAACAAACGGAACATATTCTGAATCGAACGCCAAGATGTAATCGGGATGCGAATCCACCATCGCATCCTCCAGCTTCTTCCGTAAGACAGGTTCATCGGGATCATAGCGGCCATCGGGGCCACCCAAGAAAATCACTTTCGCCCCATAGTGCGAGCTCGCATCGTTTTGCTCGATCCGCCGCACCCGCCGGTTCTCGGCCACATTGGTCATAAACGGCGGATAGTAGCTTTTGTCGCCATCCGTCACCACGATCAGGGTGATTTCTGCCCCTGCCTCGTGAAGTTTCAGCAAGGTGCCAGAGATGAAATATTCGGTGTCGTCGGGGTGGCCCGTCACGACCGTCACCCGAGTGCCCTTCGAAAACAGGCGAGCCGAGTCTGGGTCGATTTTGGGATAGTCCGCCGGTGGTTTACGCACTGGGTAATGAATCCTTTGGGGGTTCCACCAATAGATTCCACCCACGATGAGCACGAACAAAAGAAGCATCCGACCCACCGATTTGAGCGCTCTTTTCCATCGTGGGCCGCTCACCACCTTCTTCTTTCTCATCACGACTCTCTCTCATTCTAACGCCAGCCCATTTCTTTATCGTTCGAAATCCATTAAACTAAACTTACGATGCGTCGTGCTTTCACTTTGATTGAATTGCTGGTTGTCATTGCCATTATCGCGATCCTGGCCGCCATCCTCTTCCCCGTCTTTGCCCAGGCAAAGCAGGCCGCCAAGGCAACCTCGTGCCTTTCCAACCTCAAACAGTTGGACCTTGCGTTCATCATGTACCAGGGCGACAACGACGACAGCTTCCCGCTCTCGTCCTACGGTACGCCAACCTCTTTCGTTCTTTGGCACGACATCATCGACCCATACGTGAAGAACAAGCAGGTCTGGCTCTGCCCGTGTAGCAACGTCAAGCAATTCGACACCAGCGGGGCGCCGACCAGCCACTTCGGCTACAACGTCCGCTACCTGACGAACATCGCTCTCGACTTCTCGAACCTGGCCACTCAAACCTCCGTGACTGCGACCGCAGTCCAGGATCCGGCCAACACCGTCGCCCTCGTCACCGGCAAGGCATCCAAGCCGAACTCTTGGTGTGGCGACGACGGAAAGTTTCTCCTGAGTGCAACCGACTACTACCAGACGCTGGGTGGTACAGGCGCAGACTGCTGGGGCGTTCCCGACCCGAATGCGATGAACCATGCGATCATCGCTTGGGTCGATG is a window from the Armatimonadota bacterium genome containing:
- a CDS encoding MBOAT family protein — encoded protein: MQFNSLAYFAFLAVALLTAMRLPHRAQNLWLVVLSYVFYAFWNWKFCGLMLAATALGFWPALRIQGARSNGDETLAKRWMVCGVSFALAILAIFKYANFFIDSFGTLLHRFLPGASLSTLSIVLPVGISFYTFHTISYVVDVYRKDVEPTKDFVELALFLSFFPQLVAGPIARSTSLLPQCQKPRSVTETMVRNGMYLILFGLFRKVVIADTAGALVDLTYADPERRSWFLMVQSVMWYSLQIYSDFAGYTDIARGSALLFGFKLSDNFHHPYLSANVREFWQRWHISLSTWLRDYLYIPLGGNRKGKLRTYVNLFATMLLGGLWHGASWNFVIWGGLHGLYLAIGQALGIGRTTGKKNWISVVFTFALVSLTWIFFRSPSFDETRLIFQKLANFRHPGYQFPIASIFLLAMMAMIDLPQVLGKSEMAVLTWKPIPKVVYCFSMIALLVFSGDISGGVFIYFQF
- a CDS encoding prolyl oligopeptidase family serine peptidase; translation: MRWLAFSLLFVPAIGFAQDRLPEHPKYKQYLDAQKASRDLMGALSTVGVYRWGDDGRYVVTGDGKAYDLQKKEIVDYKPTTEAPNRFGRGDRRQQPGRGRQFATANSPDGKWVARYEDSNLYLEDAKNSAEKTAVTTDGSAATRIKYATGSWVYGEELGQRDAMWWSPDSSKLVFYRFDESKVKDYYVTLDEGGIQDRLYTEAYPKAGANNPLVQLLVYDVHTKSTIRIDTEFKSTDPDIAQYIYDVRFSPDGKEILFDRTNRKQNVFELVAADPATGACRVVLQETNPNGWVDNTPTMIWLEDGKRFLWFSEKTGYWNVYLASLDKGVIAPVTKNSFEVENVVKVDEKKGVMWYMAHSAPNPYLLQLHRVKLNGSGDTRLTDPGLGHTVQLSENENAFIDREEALGTPPKVQLCDANGKVLTQLGAADVSDLTKGGFKAAESFTCLAADGKTKIYGYIQKPSDFDASKKYPVILSVYGGPDSGSGRERYLGNSPDAEFGFIHAWIDGRGTKGRGRDFRQAPYRHLGIVEIDDQAAAMQALAKMPYIDGSRIGIEGTSYGGYSSVMAILRHPETFAAAVAGSPVTAWYNYDSIYTERFMDTPQNNPDGYREGSAMEYAKNLTGKLCIYIGTADDNVHPANTYQLINALDRAAKPYRLYAGVDQGHSGLRFDRKMEFFIDALKP
- a CDS encoding prepilin-type N-terminal cleavage/methylation domain-containing protein; translated protein: MRRAFTLIELLVVIAIIAILAAILFPVFAQAKQAAKATSCLSNLKQLDLAFIMYQGDNDDSFPLSSYGTPTSFVLWHDIIDPYVKNKQVWLCPCSNVKQFDTSGAPTSHFGYNVRYLTNIALDFSNLATQTSVTATAVQDPANTVALVTGKASKPNSWCGDDGKFLLSATDYYQTLGGTGADCWGVPDPNAMNHAIIAWVDGHANKKALSQFYSGQTPLDKYLDLE